One window of the Methanomassiliicoccaceae archaeon DOK genome contains the following:
- a CDS encoding transcription elongation factor Spt5, translating into MSPSISGENNLQRVHAGGKVEWPFSVSAEASEVKISFSIITGPDADNAPEWNVTLYDNANGELWSNYRSRTEISVDLPGRNPKEFVLEVICPKGARYGDTVETEVIADDGTSTNSMRFKAVATQSIMVLKTQIDQERSVADSLASKATSGEKDIYAILSPSGLRGYVFVEGMNTDRLREKTRDIKKARSFIDGETNIDEIGPYLIPMSAVVGIVEGDIVELVNGPFKGEKARVQQIDQAKEEITVELIEAMVPIPVTVKGDSVRVIEKER; encoded by the coding sequence ATGAGTCCCAGCATTTCCGGCGAGAACAACCTGCAGAGGGTGCATGCCGGCGGCAAGGTAGAATGGCCGTTCAGCGTCTCCGCTGAAGCGTCTGAGGTGAAGATCTCGTTCTCCATCATCACAGGCCCCGACGCGGACAACGCTCCCGAGTGGAACGTCACACTGTACGACAACGCCAACGGGGAGCTCTGGAGCAACTACCGCAGCAGGACCGAGATCTCTGTCGACCTGCCCGGAAGGAACCCCAAGGAGTTCGTCCTCGAGGTCATCTGCCCCAAGGGTGCCAGGTACGGCGACACCGTCGAGACCGAGGTCATCGCCGACGACGGCACATCGACGAACTCGATGCGCTTCAAGGCCGTTGCAACACAGTCCATTATGGTCCTCAAGACCCAGATCGACCAGGAGAGGAGCGTCGCAGACTCTCTCGCCTCCAAGGCCACTTCCGGTGAGAAGGACATATATGCGATCCTGAGCCCCTCCGGACTCAGGGGATACGTGTTCGTGGAAGGCATGAACACGGACCGTCTCCGTGAGAAGACCCGCGACATCAAGAAAGCGAGGTCCTTCATAGACGGAGAGACCAACATCGATGAGATCGGACCCTACCTCATCCCGATGTCCGCCGTTGTCGGTATCGTCGAGGGCGACATAGTCGAACTCGTCAACGGACCGTTCAAGGGCGAGAAAGCAAGGGTCCAGCAGATAGACCAGGCCAAGGAGGAGATCACAGTCGAACTCATCGAGGCCATGGTCCCCATACCCGTCACCGTCAAAGGAGACAGCGTGAGGGTTATCGAAAAGGAGAGATGA